One genomic region from Spirulina subsalsa PCC 9445 encodes:
- a CDS encoding DUF4926 domain-containing protein, whose amino-acid sequence MIELYQRVALNQDIPEHHLKKGDIAIFIDIIPHPQGGEEGYVLEIFNALGESINTIIVPKSAVSSLRASEIFSVRSFVEL is encoded by the coding sequence ATGATTGAACTGTATCAAAGAGTTGCCCTGAATCAAGATATACCAGAACATCATTTAAAAAAGGGGGACATCGCCATTTTTATTGATATTATTCCTCATCCTCAAGGTGGAGAGGAGGGTTATGTTCTGGAAATATTCAACGCTTTGGGGGAATCAATTAATACAATTATTGTCCCAAAATCTGCTGTTTCTTCTTTACGAGCCAGTGAAATTTTCAGCGTTCGTTCTTTTGTAGAATTGTAG
- a CDS encoding DUF6883 domain-containing protein — protein sequence MQLPENVIIPDAKLTQYLLVFREQDDKSKFLQKAGFTQENSEALKNALLQLVKTQEAIEDTQNEYGTFYRIEGKLEGETGTINVTTIWLQRAKDSQFQFITLKPKKEKKHD from the coding sequence ATGCAGCTTCCAGAAAATGTTATTATTCCTGATGCTAAATTAACCCAATATCTCCTAGTTTTTCGAGAACAGGATGACAAATCAAAATTCCTCCAAAAAGCAGGATTTACTCAAGAGAACTCGGAAGCGTTGAAAAATGCCCTTCTCCAATTGGTAAAAACACAAGAAGCGATTGAGGATACCCAAAATGAATATGGCACATTCTACCGAATCGAAGGTAAATTAGAAGGAGAAACTGGAACAATTAATGTTACAACGATTTGGCTACAACGAGCTAAAGATAGTCAATTTCAATTTATCACATTAAAGCCAAAAAAGGAAAAGAAACATGATTGA